GATCACCGCTGTTCTTTATAGTTGAACTAATAAGGGACATATCATCGTTTACCTCACCAGTTACATTTTTGTCTTTCGCCAGGCTCAAAAGGGCTTTGGCATATCTCGCTGCTGCTCTACTTCCCTGCATTTTCTTAGTTTAAGGTAACATCATCAAGCATATCTTCAACCAGCTTTTCCTGTTTAGCTTTGGTTGAAAGCTCTTCTCTTACCACTTTTTCAGCAATTTGAACAGATAGTGTAGCCACCTGATTCTTGATATCGGCAAGGGCTGCGTTCTTTTCAGTTTGAATGGTCGCCTTGGCCTGCTGGATCATTTTCTCTCCTTCTCTCTGAGCGTCTTCTTTAGCTTCGGAAATCATTTTATCTTTGATCTCCCTGGCCTCCTTGATCATGGCATCGCGCTCCATACGGGCCTCCTGCAATAACTTTTCGTTATCTGCCTGCAGGTTTTGCATTTCTTTACGCGCATTCTCAGCCGAATCAAGTGCATCCTGTATGCCCTGCTCTCTTGCATTAAGGGCGTCTAAAATGGGTTTCCAGGCAAACTTTTTCAGCAAAATCACCAGCACAACCAGGATAATGATCTGCCAGAAAAACAATCCAAAAGAAAAATCGTTGACTAACTTTTCCATATTCTATCTTATTTCTTCTATTGTTTAATTTTTTAATAATTCAAGCCTTGCAGCCAACCGCTGCAAAGCTTGAAGTTCTTTGTGTTTGATTAAACTGCGAAAAGAGCAGCAAAAGCAACACCTTCCAAAAGTGCAGCGATGATGATCATTGCAGTTTGGATTTTACCGGCAGCTTCTGGCTGACGTGCAATTCCTTCCATTGCAGCGCTACCAATCTTACCAAGACCAAAACCGGCTCCAATAATAATTAAACCAGCTCCAATCAAATCTAAATTTAAGGCTTCCATACTTACTTATTAAAAATTAAACTTACTCTTAAATGTATTTATACTATACTACCGGAATGTCTTCATTGTCGGCAGGGTGATGATCGTCGTGTTCCTCAACTGCCATTCCAATGTAAAGGGCACTAAGAAGGGTGAAGATATATGCCTGCAGAAATGCAACCAGTAATTCTATAACAGAGATAAAAATGGTGAACCCAAAGAAAGCAGGTCCTGCGATCCAGTTCTGGAATACCACGATCAACCCAAGCAGCGTCATCACGATCACGTGCCCTGCAGTCATGTTCGCAAAAAGTCGGATCATAAGTGCAAAAGGCTTAGTGAACATTCCCAGCACCTCGATAGGCGCAAGAATGATCTTCATAGGAACCGGCACACCCGGCATCCAAAAAATGTGTTTCCAGTAATCTTTGTTTCCGCTGAACTGAACAATGACAAAAGTGATGAGCGCAAGTGCAAAGGTCACGGCAATGTTCCCCGTAACGTTCACTCCCAGCGGGGTCATCCCAAGCAGGTTCAGGATCCAGATAAAGAAAAATACGGTGAGTAAAAAGCCGGTGTATTTCCTGTAGTTCTTGCCAATATTTGGCCTGGCGATATCATCTCGCACATAAAGCACAAGCGGTTCTAGAACACGGCCGAATTTCTTCGGAATTGACCTGTTCTTATAGGTTTTTGCAAGCTGGCTGAACAGGATAAGCATCAAAAGCCCAACAAGCATCATCGTTAAAACGTTCTTGGTGATCGAAAAATCCCATGGCCTTTCGTTTTCAGGAAAACCATTCTCATTATAGTTAATGGTTCCTTCGGCATCGGTTTTATAAATGTGGGAGTGGTAAAGACGGTAGTGCTGACCATCAACCTCCACAAGGTCTTCCCCGTGGTGAAACTTTCCGGAGGAAAATATCTTTAAGCCGTTATCAAAAAGAATAACAGGCAGCGGAAACCCATAATGCGCCCCTGTCTCCCCGTCGGAAAAGAAATTCACATAGTAAGAATCCTGTAAATGGTGATCAATGTACGCCTGAATCTCTTCCTCTGTATTAACTTTAGCGTCCTCTCCTTCCTGAGGTTCTTTAACACTAAATGCCTGTGAGTTAAAACTCACAAACATTAAAAGACAGGCTAATAAAAACTTCGCAACGTTTTCCTTTTGCATTTTCCGGGTGAATTACAGTCCTTTAATTTGGCTGCAAATGTACATAATTAAATAAAAAAACACAGCCTATGTCCCTTAATTGTTTTTTGGGCCCTAACTCCGGCTAATCATCTGTCTTTTGAGAAGTTAGTACGGTTTAGGATTTTGCTGATATAGATGATTTCAACCACCACCGAAAGAGCATAAGGAACAAAAAAATGTAAAAAGACAGATTTGTCCAGAACAAATCCGGAGGTCTTAATTAGAAAATAGAAGATTCCCAACTTCACCATCCCGCTAATAAGAAAGATAAACCCAAGCTGCTCTTTGAGCTGCCCGCTGGCCAAAATAATACTGGAAGTGAACAGGAGCGTGATCCCCACGTTGAACTTATAGGCAAAGTTCACGAGCTCAAATATCTCATTGGGAAAGTAGGAGCTGACCACGAAATAATGTATCCCGTAGCTCAATCCTGCAACAAGAAAAAGAAAGAGAATGAACCTGAAAAGATCTTTAAGAATAAGAGGATTCAATTGTTGTAGCGTTTAAGCTGTTTTAAAACCACATATACCGATGCTACCAGACCAAAGAGGACAAAACCTATGGTAAACCAGTTCTTCTCCATGGAGTATCTTTCATCGAGCTTCTTTCCAATCCATGCGCACACAAAGATAGTGGCCCCCATCTGAAAGGCAATTCCGGTAAAGACAGCCCAGTTTTTAAGCTGACTGTTCTTGTTTTTGTCTTTCTCTTTCTCCTCTTTCATTATGAATCGCTTTCACCCCGCCGCGCATAGTACAGGTTGCATTAAATGTTGCGCCCGGCTCTACAGCCAGTCTTGCAACCACGGCTTCTCCTTCTATTACTGCAGTACTTCTAAGGCTTAATGTTCCCGAAATTTTAAGCTTGCCATTAAAATTTCCTTCAATATCGGCATTTTCGCAACTCAGTTCTCCTGTCACAGAGCCGGCTTTGCCTATAACAACTTTTCCGGGAGTGGTGACTTTTCCTTCAACACATCCATCTATTCGAAAACAGCCTTTAGCCTCAATGTCTCCGGTAATTTTTGTGCCCTGGGAAATTTTATTTTGTTCCTTGCTGTTCTCTACTGCCAGTTTTGTTTTTTCCTGCTTAAACATTAGCGTGAGGGGGTGTTTAATGTGTCTAAATAGGTTTCTATATTCTTGTGAATCTGTACTATCCTGTAATTTGGGGTTGAAATATAGAAAGATTTTTTATCAATAGCGTATTTTGTGTCTTCGGCAAGGCGTTGAGCGAACAAATTAGCTCCCGCTGCTGAAGAAAATCCGTGAACCACCACAAAATTTTGGGCAGGATCATAAACATCTCGTGAAACCTCTCCTGAATACCCCAAATCCTGCATGGCATTGAGCAGAATTTGTTGCAGGCTGTCAACTTCTTTTTCCTCCATTTTATTTACCGGAAAGATCAGTTTGAAGGAATTACCGGAATCTTGCGAAACAAATTTTGCCGTTGCCATAGAGGGTAAAGCCCTGTCTATGATCTCCTGGGCTTTTTTCCCTTCCCCGGTCTGCGGGTAGTTAAGTGCTACATAGTTAAGGCTTTCCCGGTAAGCTTCAAAACCGTACAGGCGACCTTCGGCCATAGCCTTTAAAAGTTCGAATTTTGGAACAATCTCATCACCGGCAAACTGGTCTACCAAACTCTCACTTTCAGCAATAACAGTTTCGTATTCCTGATCTTCGTACTGCGCATAAAGCTCTTCGTAAATAGCCGTGGGATTATTCTCATCCTCCAACAGACTTTCGGGATTGGATAGAATTGCAGCATAACGGG
This Salinimicrobium tongyeongense DNA region includes the following protein-coding sequences:
- a CDS encoding F0F1 ATP synthase subunit B gives rise to the protein MEKLVNDFSFGLFFWQIIILVVLVILLKKFAWKPILDALNAREQGIQDALDSAENARKEMQNLQADNEKLLQEARMERDAMIKEAREIKDKMISEAKEDAQREGEKMIQQAKATIQTEKNAALADIKNQVATLSVQIAEKVVREELSTKAKQEKLVEDMLDDVTLN
- a CDS encoding AtpZ/AtpI family protein, whose product is MKEEKEKDKNKNSQLKNWAVFTGIAFQMGATIFVCAWIGKKLDERYSMEKNWFTIGFVLFGLVASVYVVLKQLKRYNN
- a CDS encoding bactofilin family protein; amino-acid sequence: MFKQEKTKLAVENSKEQNKISQGTKITGDIEAKGCFRIDGCVEGKVTTPGKVVIGKAGSVTGELSCENADIEGNFNGKLKISGTLSLRSTAVIEGEAVVARLAVEPGATFNATCTMRGGVKAIHNERGERERQKQEQSA
- the atpB gene encoding F0F1 ATP synthase subunit A, whose translation is MQKENVAKFLLACLLMFVSFNSQAFSVKEPQEGEDAKVNTEEEIQAYIDHHLQDSYYVNFFSDGETGAHYGFPLPVILFDNGLKIFSSGKFHHGEDLVEVDGQHYRLYHSHIYKTDAEGTINYNENGFPENERPWDFSITKNVLTMMLVGLLMLILFSQLAKTYKNRSIPKKFGRVLEPLVLYVRDDIARPNIGKNYRKYTGFLLTVFFFIWILNLLGMTPLGVNVTGNIAVTFALALITFVIVQFSGNKDYWKHIFWMPGVPVPMKIILAPIEVLGMFTKPFALMIRLFANMTAGHVIVMTLLGLIVVFQNWIAGPAFFGFTIFISVIELLVAFLQAYIFTLLSALYIGMAVEEHDDHHPADNEDIPVV
- the atpE gene encoding ATP synthase F0 subunit C; the encoded protein is MEALNLDLIGAGLIIIGAGFGLGKIGSAAMEGIARQPEAAGKIQTAMIIIAALLEGVAFAALFAV